In Candidatus Zixiibacteriota bacterium, one genomic interval encodes:
- a CDS encoding DNRLRE domain-containing protein, with protein sequence MRIRLFCILMVATLMTGGSAEASYKGNLEVTKAAFITNTDSTDTRSLVKFELDSTVLGMDINYAVIEVQFATPTDSAEHFVVTLFPMKEAWSENVKWSSGLTKAGGDFHDDVGIAIPVSAKKGYKARVNISEILQLWADSKITNNGFILVSAQKTRGTGKLQLSDGKPDNAVSGVEVRFGPK encoded by the coding sequence ATGAGAATCAGATTATTCTGTATACTAATGGTAGCGACGCTAATGACTGGCGGTAGTGCTGAGGCGTCGTACAAAGGAAATCTTGAGGTTACTAAGGCCGCATTTATCACGAACACTGACAGCACCGATACGCGCAGTTTGGTAAAGTTTGAGCTGGACAGTACGGTTTTGGGAATGGATATCAACTATGCCGTTATCGAAGTGCAGTTTGCCACTCCCACTGACAGTGCTGAGCATTTCGTAGTAACTCTGTTTCCCATGAAGGAGGCCTGGTCTGAGAATGTCAAGTGGTCATCGGGGTTGACCAAAGCCGGCGGCGACTTCCACGATGATGTTGGTATTGCTATTCCTGTTTCTGCGAAGAAAGGATATAAGGCACGCGTCAATATCTCTGAGATCCTGCAGTTGTGGGCGGACAGCAAGATAACCAACAATGGGTTTATCTTGGTGAGTGCTCAGAAAACGAGGGGAACAGGTAAGCTGCAACTCAGTGATGGTAAGCCCGACAACGCTGTATCTGGCGTTGAGGTCCGCTTCGGACCGAAGTGA
- a CDS encoding M1 family aminopeptidase: MPRGLVLSFIAAASLLPGSALVHAVSASLVQFESHHIQIKLDVPAHSATIADNGVMKVTQGTNLFYLRNSAEIESFALDGTPVTSFFASSVADAPLTDKLAEEIREREMDEKVHVVRFERDKDASVEFSLRYTSEFNEDPSNMRFSRERVGGEVTGTILDKGAYLSGGSYFYPTGDEDLVSFKLTADIPDTWESISDGNQVTSESRDGRKIQTWENPFKSDGCMFMAAPYVLKSVMVDSVEVWCYFFEADTGLFEEYLPATADYIEMYTELIGPYPYQRFTVAENFFPTGYGMPAWTLLGQRVLQMPFIVKTSLGHEVLHNWWGNSVYVDYDRGNWCEGLTVYGADYRYKLMQSEDAAKSYRKDILKQFVSYVNSENDFPLREFTSRSSPDTRSIGYGKAMMVFHMIEEEIGTEPFFEAWKLVYRRHIEQKIGWEEWIAAFEETSGADLSHIIPQWIDRAGAPTIALGGARKSDDNVSAVVSQSAEQIYRIKIPVRLSGPDVAMDTSFALTGASTDFSAVIQGSSSALEIDPDFHLFRKLYPEEVEPIVSSVMGKDDRQYFTPDSRIDVVVLFAEFGTNIEDDSVAVQTMSAFANADQTCAQIVLNPAELPEYLKNKVVLTSQTATIQGTEYPRKGHTLVLTGQNWEGHDRCMVIITTDFASLPRLGQLIPHYGKYSLLVFKGTRNIGKGQWEVDSSPLKVSLQ; encoded by the coding sequence ATGCCAAGAGGCTTAGTTCTTTCGTTCATTGCAGCCGCCAGCCTACTGCCGGGCAGTGCTCTGGTACACGCAGTCAGTGCGTCGCTGGTCCAGTTTGAAAGCCACCACATTCAGATCAAGCTCGATGTCCCCGCACATAGCGCGACAATCGCCGACAATGGCGTGATGAAGGTAACCCAAGGAACAAACCTGTTCTACCTGCGCAACTCAGCAGAGATCGAATCGTTCGCGCTCGATGGAACACCGGTGACCAGTTTCTTTGCCTCCAGTGTGGCCGATGCGCCTTTAACCGATAAATTGGCTGAAGAGATACGCGAGCGAGAGATGGATGAGAAAGTGCACGTGGTTCGATTCGAGCGTGACAAAGATGCCTCGGTCGAATTCTCACTGCGTTACACTTCGGAATTCAACGAAGACCCAAGTAACATGCGCTTCTCCCGTGAACGAGTCGGGGGAGAGGTAACGGGAACAATTCTCGACAAAGGTGCCTATCTCAGCGGCGGATCGTATTTCTATCCGACGGGTGATGAAGACCTTGTCAGTTTCAAACTCACCGCCGATATCCCCGACACCTGGGAATCGATCAGCGATGGCAACCAGGTTACATCGGAGTCTCGTGACGGTCGCAAGATTCAGACCTGGGAGAATCCGTTCAAGTCCGACGGATGCATGTTCATGGCCGCGCCGTATGTGCTTAAGTCCGTCATGGTCGACAGCGTGGAAGTCTGGTGCTACTTCTTTGAGGCCGACACCGGACTGTTCGAAGAGTATCTCCCGGCTACGGCAGATTATATTGAAATGTACACCGAGTTGATCGGTCCATACCCGTACCAGCGGTTCACCGTCGCCGAGAATTTCTTCCCGACCGGTTACGGCATGCCGGCCTGGACACTGCTCGGTCAGCGCGTGTTACAGATGCCGTTCATTGTCAAGACGTCGTTGGGACACGAGGTACTTCACAACTGGTGGGGGAATTCGGTCTATGTCGATTACGACCGCGGCAACTGGTGCGAAGGGTTGACCGTGTACGGAGCAGATTATCGCTACAAGCTGATGCAATCGGAAGATGCGGCCAAGAGTTATCGCAAAGATATCCTCAAGCAGTTCGTCAGCTACGTTAATAGTGAGAACGATTTTCCTCTGCGCGAGTTCACCTCGCGTTCGAGTCCCGACACGCGCAGTATCGGCTACGGCAAGGCGATGATGGTTTTCCACATGATTGAAGAAGAGATCGGCACAGAGCCGTTTTTCGAGGCGTGGAAGCTTGTCTACAGGCGTCACATCGAACAGAAGATCGGCTGGGAAGAGTGGATCGCCGCCTTTGAAGAAACAAGCGGAGCGGACCTCTCTCACATCATCCCGCAGTGGATCGACCGGGCGGGGGCGCCTACGATCGCGCTGGGCGGGGCAAGGAAAAGTGACGACAATGTATCCGCCGTGGTATCGCAGTCAGCGGAGCAAATTTACAGGATCAAAATACCAGTCCGCTTGTCCGGACCCGACGTTGCAATGGATACGTCCTTCGCATTGACAGGTGCCTCGACCGACTTTAGCGCGGTCATTCAGGGCAGTTCTTCGGCCCTCGAAATTGATCCCGACTTCCATCTTTTCCGAAAACTCTACCCGGAAGAAGTCGAACCCATTGTCTCATCGGTTATGGGGAAAGATGATCGTCAATACTTCACACCGGATAGCCGCATAGACGTGGTCGTATTGTTCGCAGAATTTGGCACGAACATCGAAGATGACAGTGTTGCCGTTCAGACGATGAGCGCCTTTGCGAACGCCGACCAAACCTGCGCTCAGATTGTACTCAACCCGGCTGAACTGCCCGAGTATCTGAAGAACAAGGTTGTCCTCACCAGTCAGACCGCGACTATCCAGGGAACCGAGTACCCGCGCAAAGGACACACGTTGGTGCTGACTGGTCAGAACTGGGAGGGGCACGACCGGTGTATGGTGATCATCACAACCGACTTCGCATCGCTACCGAGACTTGGACAGTTGATTCCGCATTACGGTAAGTACTCGTTGCTCGTGTTCAAAGGAACACGCAACATCGGTAAGGGACAGTGGGAGGTCGACTCCTCGCCCTTGAAAGTCTCGTTGCAATGA
- a CDS encoding toll/interleukin-1 receptor domain-containing protein: MTRVFFSYSHDDAEHKAWVLGAAQDLASRGLEVVLDQTDLKPGYDIHRFAEAAVESSRFVLLICTPTYAQKANNRERGVGMETALINSEIYAGAEEKFIALLRKGEYEESIPKYMKSKLFVDVRDDQDKEAWEGLCKHLIGNGPVAEIGTLVYEALFSYDKTHIHDQPRLPELKRFTQFVETGQNDDKRWYVVRRDPIKNDVATILFQDPKEAS, translated from the coding sequence ATGACCCGAGTTTTCTTCAGCTATTCACATGATGACGCAGAGCACAAGGCCTGGGTCCTGGGTGCCGCTCAGGATCTGGCAAGTCGCGGTTTGGAAGTTGTTCTTGACCAGACCGACCTGAAGCCCGGTTACGACATTCACAGGTTTGCCGAAGCGGCCGTCGAATCTTCACGCTTCGTCCTGCTGATCTGCACGCCAACCTATGCTCAGAAAGCCAATAATAGAGAGCGCGGAGTCGGCATGGAGACAGCGCTTATCAACTCGGAGATTTATGCCGGGGCGGAGGAGAAGTTCATTGCGCTCCTGCGAAAAGGTGAGTACGAGGAGTCGATTCCGAAGTACATGAAGAGCAAGCTATTCGTCGATGTCAGGGACGATCAGGACAAGGAGGCCTGGGAAGGTCTTTGCAAGCACCTTATTGGGAACGGCCCGGTTGCCGAAATCGGAACACTCGTTTATGAAGCGCTATTCAGCTACGACAAGACCCATATTCATGACCAGCCGCGGCTGCCAGAACTGAAACGGTTCACGCAGTTCGTTGAGACCGGCCAGAACGACGACAAGCGCTGGTACGTCGTCCGTCGCGACCCGATCAAGAATGACGTAGCGACAATCCTTTTTCAGGACCCCAAAGAGGCAAGCTAA
- a CDS encoding ornithine cyclodeaminase family protein has protein sequence MLVLSHEDVKAALTMPDVLAVIEQAFVELSSGQAIMPQRMTITTPGGTSFYMPGYLAAAGALACKVVSVFKNNPERGLTSTTGALLLQDPETGEVIALMDGAYLTAIRTGAASGLATKYLARDEDGMIASVIGAGVQGKMQLRAIAAVRHLSRALVHDLSDQAAAGFRTELEAELRIPITCVDSAEQALEADIVSAATTSSTPLFDGRGIHQGTHINAVGAHGPEARELDTAAIVNSKFVVDSRTAAMKESGELLIPLEQGRLLPEHVYAELGEIITDQRIGRENNAEITLFKSNGLAVQDTATAKLAYDRAVRNGLGTVIEI, from the coding sequence GTGTTGGTATTAAGCCACGAGGACGTGAAAGCGGCTCTAACGATGCCGGATGTGTTGGCTGTAATCGAGCAGGCGTTCGTCGAGCTGTCGAGCGGGCAAGCCATCATGCCCCAGCGGATGACGATCACGACGCCCGGCGGCACTTCGTTCTACATGCCCGGCTATCTTGCGGCTGCGGGCGCGCTGGCCTGCAAAGTTGTCAGTGTGTTCAAGAACAACCCTGAGCGGGGACTAACGTCGACGACCGGTGCGCTGCTATTGCAGGACCCGGAAACCGGCGAGGTGATTGCGTTAATGGACGGCGCCTATCTTACGGCGATCCGCACCGGCGCGGCCAGCGGGCTGGCCACCAAATACCTGGCCCGCGATGAAGATGGTATGATCGCATCCGTGATCGGAGCGGGCGTTCAGGGTAAGATGCAACTGCGCGCAATTGCGGCGGTGAGACACCTGTCACGAGCTCTGGTGCATGACCTCAGTGACCAGGCTGCCGCAGGATTCCGCACAGAACTTGAGGCGGAGCTGAGAATACCAATTACCTGTGTCGATTCTGCGGAGCAGGCGCTGGAGGCCGACATCGTATCTGCCGCGACGACATCTTCGACGCCGTTGTTCGATGGTAGAGGTATTCATCAGGGAACGCATATCAACGCTGTCGGTGCGCACGGTCCGGAAGCGCGCGAACTGGACACAGCGGCGATTGTCAATTCGAAGTTCGTGGTCGATTCCAGAACAGCGGCCATGAAGGAATCAGGCGAGTTGCTGATCCCGTTGGAACAGGGGAGGCTCCTGCCTGAGCATGTCTACGCCGAACTGGGCGAGATCATCACTGATCAAAGGATTGGCAGGGAAAACAACGCCGAGATTACACTATTCAAGTCTAATGGATTGGCCGTGCAGGATACTGCCACCGCCAAGCTCGCCTACGATCGTGCCGTCCGGAATGGGCTTGGCACGGTTATTGAAATTTGA
- the glnA gene encoding type I glutamate--ammonia ligase, translating to MSLVKLQQLAKKRSVEFVDLKISDLPGLWHHITVPVSSLNRNLFSSGVGVDGSSLPGFSAIERGDMIALPEATTAFMDPFFERPTLSMICDIKDVGEKIMPYSRNPRRVARDAEKYLSKIKPGLRSIVGPEFEFYVFDKVNFFQGPERAFYFLDSKEAEWTSEQDDENLGYKIPYKKGYHVAPPMDRTFNLRSQICAMLTEVGVDIKYHHHEVGGGGQHEIETTFVPMMKMADQSMLVKYFVKNQCFREGKSATFMPKPLFNEPGSGLHVHQYLADKNGSVFFDKKGPANFSKIGLHYIGGVLKHVDSILAFSNPSTNSFKRLVPGFEAPVAGTYSVGNRTACIRIPGYQRNPKTMRFEFRPGDGTMNPYLGFAAMLMAGIDGIKNKIDPGLPLDKNLDELPPDELSQIPQLPTSLNKALNALESDYDYLMPGGVFTEDLLANWTKIKRAEVGEIRVRPTPYEFQLYYDI from the coding sequence ATGAGTCTTGTCAAGCTGCAACAATTGGCCAAGAAACGCTCAGTCGAGTTCGTTGACCTGAAGATATCCGACCTTCCCGGGCTGTGGCACCACATCACAGTTCCGGTTTCATCGCTGAACCGGAATCTGTTCTCATCGGGCGTCGGCGTTGACGGCTCCTCTCTGCCGGGGTTCTCGGCGATCGAGCGAGGTGACATGATCGCCCTGCCTGAAGCTACTACCGCATTTATGGACCCGTTCTTTGAGCGCCCGACGCTCTCGATGATCTGCGATATCAAGGACGTTGGAGAAAAGATCATGCCCTACAGCCGTAACCCCCGAAGGGTTGCACGTGACGCCGAGAAATACCTATCCAAGATAAAACCCGGGCTGCGTTCCATTGTTGGGCCGGAGTTTGAGTTCTACGTTTTTGACAAAGTCAATTTCTTCCAGGGTCCGGAGCGCGCTTTCTACTTTCTGGACTCCAAAGAAGCCGAGTGGACGTCCGAACAGGATGACGAAAATCTCGGATACAAGATTCCCTACAAGAAGGGCTACCACGTCGCACCGCCGATGGATCGAACGTTTAACCTGCGATCCCAGATTTGCGCTATGCTCACCGAGGTCGGGGTTGACATCAAGTACCACCATCATGAAGTCGGCGGCGGCGGGCAGCATGAGATCGAGACGACGTTTGTGCCGATGATGAAGATGGCCGACCAGTCGATGTTGGTGAAGTACTTCGTCAAAAACCAATGCTTCCGGGAGGGCAAGTCGGCTACTTTTATGCCCAAGCCGCTTTTCAATGAACCGGGATCGGGTTTGCACGTGCACCAGTATCTGGCCGACAAGAACGGGTCGGTGTTTTTCGACAAGAAAGGACCGGCCAATTTTTCGAAAATCGGTCTCCATTATATAGGTGGCGTACTGAAGCATGTCGACTCGATCCTTGCTTTTTCAAATCCCTCGACGAATTCGTTCAAACGGCTTGTGCCGGGATTCGAGGCGCCTGTGGCCGGGACGTACTCGGTCGGCAACCGGACAGCTTGCATTCGCATACCCGGTTATCAACGGAATCCCAAAACCATGCGGTTTGAGTTCCGGCCCGGAGATGGCACCATGAATCCCTATCTTGGATTTGCAGCGATGCTAATGGCCGGTATCGACGGCATCAAAAACAAAATTGATCCCGGACTGCCGCTTGACAAAAACCTGGATGAGCTTCCACCCGATGAATTGTCACAGATACCTCAATTGCCGACCTCGTTGAACAAAGCACTCAATGCCCTTGAGTCCGACTATGATTATCTTATGCCTGGCGGCGTTTTTACCGAGGACCTGCTGGCCAACTGGACCAAGATCAAGCGTGCCGAGGTCGGTGAGATCCGTGTGCGCCCCACACCATACGAATTTCAGTTGTACTACGATATCTAG
- a CDS encoding right-handed parallel beta-helix repeat-containing protein, with protein sequence MQIRRGLAIVWMIAIALLAVISASVLGEETRVNDRFFIKFASIPPFDTDTGDVLEHDSLDSDVYDLLNDYNCDSLKKWYSVLQNCNMAQWYTAFHSGRPELGNLEDTMLALGAIETVDYYDTGCVCEETSWPPDDPDYKDNQEFLFRFLNLDSAHMIETGDTSIIIAIYAGDPYQWSHEDLKPNLWVHPGEDLNSNGTLEPWWDTLDSNGVYGDFDGLDNDSDGFIDNLIGGYYSLDDIKEAETVGHFHETPSAGVAAAVDNFKGGRGACPDCRLAGWSRHQDADSVPEMLIREGVRILNKSRVCRERSEDKLFNDFLEELADSNGTYCKSGGNYVGLACCSGAPTCVAGFGFADTVPDSNSLLVASYSTGHDVAFALPASDVYWTTRMQSGYGGFGGSSAASPMMAGIYGLMMSYDLHNDTIDWTIDSITNRLAASCTPIEPLLVNAPPEVIGGFGYGYPNVYQAMTVRGTYNAYRLSHQRLTLLDTLEAVKRPYWAGDSLTLVFGWKCDVKDLDSVRVTLISPDLTLDFIDATTLFEDVARSSVYEDTLSFVVPLSAEANEPYQLMLVMSGSDGYVDTISVPGIVLCPRPEYSVTDLTTSPTQIPPPFYAYPTAANVDADASLEVLFYKTDSLYCLDLGTGVAETGFPKYCDIVPSQTNGIVSPALGDLDGDGAMDILYSPSEYSITVVDGDGSALTGWSTKTFSARHLCSPVISDLDMDGSLDVILVTGDSLHCFDNQGNAVSGFPKATAGYAPKTSPSVGDLDGDGFPELAFVSDGGLEIFDALCDTSRYINTDFSGNRNTKMGDINIDGRLELLVPDVFPDSTLGHLVVVAYDADSGFTTKDTLLYGSPTRPFLPRNNDTCGFDGYSLADVTGNGFPNATAINNLEVEYASYADCWMYFDSAGGQQTLLDNQEFLKSFNHFQQNDLTEHSMSHVTYCNLDGDSDMDMLYSCVGGHYLYGHNIDGDPLFGNSLRVVFDFRSQQAPFMSGGQYLHTPVMGTAVVPDGNKTWIITSDECRWTVGTDMHRSASVRCLQLDYANPKQEWPLYRHDTYMTGCYRQPWMGVIDTNITWRDTVYLYGDLTISGGDTLTVKAGTVVLSHDDDFGRAGGDTTKVELTVQGHLSIEGTSSNHIVFSSLDGTAGDWYGIVVDSGSISMNYVDIKYAYAGVYDKGSSTDTILNCVISNSDVYGIRTENSDLLIKNTTVKDMTTGYGIYVDSCQPSLVDDSVIACEEGIYLKRSKMTLEDCVIVGPGATGVHVWATSDSAAHLTDLEITGSFTRHIYLDATSAEINNCVIASPTDSTRSDYGILASLTYDVKLRETAIHNYDAAGIYAGFCIFQGESDEWNLGDYDTTQGTHGNNSIHTDDEPSYAVDGPTSGPNLLAHGNYWVTCPHEDTTLYRLAGTYIVSDSACLETDPHAPAGKAQVTGELANLPMRFELYPNYPNPFNPSTTIRFDLPKTTDVHLVVYNLLGQKVITLKDGVMPAGWHSVVWNGRSGGGKPVASGVYFYRIETDFDVSSKKMMLIK encoded by the coding sequence ATGCAGATCAGAAGAGGTTTAGCCATTGTGTGGATGATAGCCATCGCTCTGTTGGCTGTCATAAGTGCAAGTGTTCTTGGGGAGGAAACACGGGTCAACGACCGGTTTTTTATCAAATTCGCTTCCATACCGCCATTTGATACCGACACCGGCGACGTATTGGAGCACGACTCACTTGATTCTGATGTTTATGATCTACTGAATGACTACAACTGTGATTCTCTCAAAAAATGGTATTCAGTTCTCCAGAATTGCAATATGGCCCAATGGTATACTGCTTTCCACTCCGGGCGACCGGAACTGGGGAATCTCGAAGACACTATGCTGGCGCTGGGAGCAATTGAAACAGTAGATTATTACGACACCGGATGTGTGTGCGAGGAAACCAGCTGGCCACCCGATGATCCAGATTATAAAGACAACCAGGAGTTCCTCTTTCGTTTCCTCAACCTCGACTCAGCTCACATGATCGAAACAGGTGACACTTCGATTATCATCGCAATCTATGCCGGCGATCCCTATCAATGGTCACACGAGGACCTCAAACCGAATCTCTGGGTTCATCCAGGTGAGGATCTTAACAGCAACGGGACATTGGAGCCGTGGTGGGACACATTGGACTCAAACGGTGTCTACGGCGATTTCGACGGCCTGGACAACGACAGCGATGGCTTCATAGACAATCTGATAGGTGGATACTATAGTTTAGACGACATCAAAGAGGCGGAAACCGTTGGGCATTTCCATGAGACTCCCTCGGCGGGAGTCGCCGCTGCTGTGGACAATTTTAAGGGGGGACGCGGAGCTTGCCCCGATTGTCGATTGGCTGGCTGGTCGAGGCATCAGGATGCTGACAGCGTGCCCGAGATGCTGATTCGCGAAGGCGTGCGTATCCTAAACAAGAGCCGGGTATGTAGAGAAAGAAGCGAAGACAAACTATTTAATGACTTTCTCGAGGAATTGGCTGATTCGAACGGTACTTACTGCAAATCTGGCGGCAACTATGTGGGCTTGGCATGTTGCAGTGGTGCGCCGACCTGTGTGGCCGGCTTCGGCTTTGCTGACACGGTACCTGATTCCAACTCTCTGCTTGTCGCAAGTTACTCGACTGGTCACGATGTTGCCTTCGCACTACCGGCCAGCGACGTCTATTGGACCACCAGGATGCAATCTGGGTACGGCGGTTTTGGAGGTTCTTCCGCCGCCAGTCCAATGATGGCCGGAATCTATGGCCTAATGATGTCCTATGACCTGCACAACGATACTATTGACTGGACCATCGATTCAATAACTAACCGCTTAGCAGCATCGTGTACACCCATTGAGCCACTTTTGGTCAATGCTCCCCCGGAGGTGATCGGTGGATTTGGATATGGATACCCCAATGTCTATCAGGCCATGACCGTAAGGGGCACTTACAACGCTTACCGGCTGAGTCATCAGCGCTTGACGCTGTTGGATACTCTCGAGGCCGTTAAACGTCCCTATTGGGCGGGCGATTCGTTGACATTGGTGTTTGGTTGGAAGTGTGACGTCAAAGACCTTGATAGTGTGAGAGTCACGCTCATTTCTCCAGACCTCACCTTGGATTTCATTGATGCCACCACCCTGTTCGAAGACGTGGCCAGAAGCTCTGTGTATGAGGATACACTAAGTTTTGTAGTGCCGCTGAGTGCGGAGGCCAACGAACCATACCAACTGATGCTGGTCATGTCTGGTTCCGATGGCTACGTTGACACGATTTCAGTTCCGGGTATTGTACTGTGTCCAAGGCCGGAATACTCGGTAACCGACCTAACGACATCACCAACACAAATTCCTCCACCATTTTACGCGTATCCAACAGCGGCCAATGTTGATGCCGATGCGAGTCTGGAAGTTCTCTTTTACAAGACTGATTCGCTCTACTGCCTTGACCTGGGCACGGGAGTCGCGGAAACAGGCTTTCCCAAATACTGTGACATCGTCCCATCTCAAACAAACGGTATCGTCTCACCGGCCCTGGGCGATTTAGATGGAGACGGAGCAATGGACATTCTTTACAGCCCCTCAGAGTACTCAATTACTGTCGTTGACGGCGACGGTAGCGCCTTGACAGGCTGGTCCACCAAGACGTTCTCAGCTCGGCACTTGTGTTCCCCTGTTATCTCGGACCTGGACATGGACGGTTCATTGGATGTTATCCTGGTCACCGGCGATTCGTTGCATTGTTTCGATAACCAGGGCAATGCTGTATCCGGTTTTCCGAAGGCTACGGCCGGTTACGCGCCGAAAACATCGCCAAGCGTGGGTGATCTTGACGGAGATGGGTTTCCAGAGCTGGCCTTCGTTAGTGACGGCGGTCTGGAGATTTTCGACGCTCTGTGCGATACATCTCGTTATATCAACACGGATTTTTCTGGAAACCGCAACACGAAAATGGGTGATATTAACATCGATGGCAGGTTGGAGCTACTGGTTCCCGATGTCTTTCCAGATAGCACGCTTGGACACTTGGTAGTTGTTGCATATGACGCAGACTCCGGTTTCACGACGAAGGATACACTTTTATACGGCAGCCCAACTAGGCCGTTTTTGCCCCGCAACAATGATACTTGTGGCTTTGATGGCTACTCACTCGCCGATGTCACCGGCAATGGGTTTCCCAACGCAACAGCTATCAACAATCTTGAGGTGGAGTATGCATCATATGCAGATTGTTGGATGTATTTTGACTCTGCAGGCGGGCAACAAACACTGTTGGATAATCAAGAATTCCTGAAATCATTCAACCATTTTCAACAAAATGACCTGACAGAACATAGCATGAGTCATGTTACATACTGCAATCTCGATGGAGACAGTGACATGGATATGCTGTATAGCTGCGTCGGAGGTCATTATCTATACGGACACAATATCGACGGAGATCCGTTGTTCGGCAATAGTCTCAGGGTAGTCTTCGATTTCCGTTCGCAGCAGGCTCCGTTTATGAGCGGAGGCCAATACCTCCACACACCAGTTATGGGGACGGCAGTGGTTCCGGATGGGAACAAGACCTGGATTATCACGTCCGACGAATGCAGGTGGACAGTCGGGACCGACATGCACAGGTCCGCTAGTGTGCGATGCCTGCAATTGGATTATGCCAACCCCAAGCAAGAATGGCCGCTGTACCGTCATGACACATACATGACCGGCTGCTACCGCCAGCCCTGGATGGGTGTAATCGATACCAACATTACCTGGCGCGATACTGTCTACTTGTACGGGGATCTTACTATCTCAGGAGGCGATACCCTCACCGTTAAGGCAGGCACGGTAGTACTTTCACATGATGACGACTTTGGGCGCGCAGGTGGTGATACTACGAAAGTAGAGTTGACGGTACAAGGTCACCTGAGTATAGAAGGCACCAGTTCCAATCACATTGTCTTTAGTTCACTCGACGGTACCGCTGGAGATTGGTATGGTATAGTTGTTGATAGCGGCAGTATCTCAATGAACTATGTCGACATCAAGTATGCCTATGCCGGTGTCTACGACAAAGGAAGCAGTACCGATACGATTCTAAACTGTGTCATCTCTAACAGTGACGTCTACGGTATTCGGACAGAGAACTCCGATCTTCTGATCAAGAACACAACTGTGAAAGACATGACGACCGGTTACGGGATATATGTGGACTCCTGCCAACCGAGTCTGGTTGACGACTCGGTGATCGCGTGTGAGGAAGGTATATACCTTAAGCGGAGCAAAATGACTCTTGAGGATTGTGTCATTGTTGGACCGGGCGCAACCGGTGTACATGTCTGGGCCACTTCGGACAGTGCTGCACATCTGACCGACCTGGAGATCACCGGTAGTTTCACCCGACACATATACCTGGATGCAACCAGCGCTGAAATCAACAATTGTGTCATTGCATCACCCACCGATTCCACCAGATCAGACTATGGAATCCTGGCCTCACTCACTTACGACGTGAAATTGCGAGAGACCGCTATCCACAATTACGATGCAGCCGGGATTTACGCGGGGTTTTGCATCTTTCAAGGCGAGAGTGACGAGTGGAACTTGGGTGATTATGACACGACGCAGGGGACACACGGTAACAACTCGATCCACACTGATGACGAACCGTCGTATGCCGTCGATGGGCCAACAAGTGGGCCCAATCTTCTGGCACATGGCAACTACTGGGTTACGTGTCCACATGAAGATACAACCCTGTACCGTCTGGCCGGTACTTACATAGTGTCGGACAGCGCTTGTCTGGAGACTGACCCCCATGCACCGGCGGGTAAAGCTCAGGTGACCGGCGAACTGGCAAACTTACCGATGCGATTTGAATTATATCCAAACTACCCTAACCCTTTCAACCCCTCTACGACTATTCGGTTCGATCTGCCAAAGACAACCGACGTACACTTGGTTGTCTACAATCTTTTGGGACAGAAAGTGATTACACTTAAGGATGGTGTCATGCCTGCAGGCTGGCATTCAGTAGTTTGGAACGGTCGAAGTGGTGGCGGCAAGCCGGTGGCTTCAGGCGTGTACTTCTACCGCATTGAAACCGACTTCGACGTAAGCAGCAAGAAGATGATGCTCATAAAGTAG